The genomic region ATGTCTGAACACTTTTTCGAGTTTTCTAATTTCatatgttcttttcttttccttttatattttttgtttgattttgaattgagttattttttcttttcttttttaagaaaaataataaaaaataaaaactatttttatatataaaaaatctatataaggtttttttcccttttgtctATATAATTTAATCTTAGTTTTTTTGTGAATTAATTTTGGATTGATGTTGATCAAAAGTATCAAGGGTCGAAACCAAAGATTTTACTGGGCTCAACCCTCCTCTTGGACCTGATTGTACGCATATTTTACAAATCTTAGGAGTTGAGAATAAATTATATGCATCTTTCACAAGTTTTGAGGGTATTATGAACTATTTATATTCAAGAGAGATCTCTAAGAGGAGACATATTTCTTGTTCCTTGTATTTGAAAAACAATACTACAATTAGTTCAACAAGCAGAAAATGACTGCAACCAACTAAGCATAGCATCTGATATTAACTAAGAATAGAAAAAGGTATTCTCCATAAAGCACGCAACACAGGCAACTTATCTTAACTAAGAAGCTATATTTCTTGTTGCTCAATCAAAATTTgctttacacacacacacacagtctGTTTTTTTCCTTGGGAAATATTTAGCTCTTCACCTGTTTTTCATGTGTGCTTCTTGAATGCTTGGACAAGCCATATTCGGGTAGGTGATGCCGTTGGAGAGAAGCTATTGCAACTTTGCTCACTGTTATGTGTACTTTCCGGCTGAAATATCCCAACATTGTTTTGGATTATGAAGCTGCTAACGTTTGAATCCCCTCAAAAACTCTAGAGCATCTCATACTCAAGTCCGTttgaatagaacttattgctgaaaactgaaaacactattgtaaaataatttttaaatatgtgaatagtatcgtaagaccaatttttaatgaaaatggttgaaaagtgaaatttgtgggttcAGTAAACAGTGCCCGGGACCCGACGAAAAGAGCTGAAAAGTCAACAATATATTGCTACTGTTCATAAACAGTAGCATAAACAGTAAAAATTGTCCCCCTGACGcgtgcagcaaaaaaaaaaaatgatgtacaAAATGCAGACGCACAATAAGTTGGATCCAAATGCCACCTCAGTGTAGCCAATTTtgcaaaataatttgtttttggaaCACTTCTTTGTTGCTCCAAATAATGTAAATTCTGCTCCTCAAAATCTAGTCCAAGGagctttttcttttgtaataaaGAACAGTAATATTACctttggtgggtttttttttttcctaaattggcCATAGTTTTTTTTCCTGCTCCTCTATGCTGCTGTGCTGCGGcatctcatcttcttcttctttttttgtgctgcttcttcctcttctcttctctattttttttttttttttgatttacgTACATAtctaatctcaaaaaaaaaaaaaaaaaaaaaaaaaaaaaaaaaaaaaaaaaaacttttgaatttGGTAGAGTTTTTGATAAATGGAACCTTTGGAGACATGAAGTCAGGGCGACGCCACCTTTAgttcagggggttcaaatgaaccccctgagatggcctaaattttaatttttttatataatatttttttttaattttttgctttgaGTGACTTTTGacctcctaaaataaaattttgaacaccttgactctaattttttttaaactcaaccAATATAAACTTAAAGATGACCCTATTAATATCTATTCTTGCAAATAACgttataattaatttgagaaatactatgttcataatattttcatagcACTTTCATAAGAAAttttaagtggcaagttgttactggctATTACTATTGggtaaaaatgtaatttcagTAGTGGTTTCAAATTAGAATCCACTAACAACTTAGtagattttttgtaaaaatattgtaaacataacAATTCTCAAGTAATTTATACTTTTGACCAAATGTGTGACTAGAGTGGTTGAATTTGAACGtgcttttaatttgttatttcttGAGTGGGGACTGGGGCGTGGGTCAATCAATTAGTGGGTAGCAAATGTTAACATTAAAAGAGAATTAAACAATTAGATAGATGatgattattcaaaaaaaaaaaaggactaagGGTGTGGGACAGGAGATTGATTGGGTGAAGATAATAGCAAATGTTAACGCAACAAAAATTTCTTAATACAATTACAAAGACCAATACTTATCAAAGTGAaattgaattgttaaataaaataattgtaagaGAGTATAGACATAaactaacaaataaaaacattctaagctttaataattaaaattcacttaACAACAATACTTAAcatgtttattatatttagaaACAATAGATTATTTCCAATATTTAATCTTAGAAGCAATAATTTGTATGTTCATTGTATTAGGAAATAATATGCCTAAagaacttatagtttatcttttatttttttgctagtaTGATGTACAAATTTGAATAAGGAACCACTTAGACCGCAAAATTTATCTCCTACCCAAGATACATCTTCTTATTCTCTAGAAAAAAATTCTAGAGCCGCCACTACATGGAGTAAAGAGAGGGAGCTCGAGAGAGAGCTCAGACTTCTTTGTGTGTTGGAGACATGGAGTAGAGAGGGAGCTCAAGAGAGAGCTCAAACTTCTTTGTGTGTGAGtgggggtgtgtgtgtgtgtatctgtGTGTGGaggaaagtaaaagaaaaagtagataAGAAGATAAGGACAAACTGAACGTGGGGAtgagaaaaaagtgaaagaaaaaaaaaagtttttgggtttggttatgCAACatggaagaaaatataatgagtaAGAACTcaaattacaactttttttttttcataattgtgaTGTTATAGAGtatgtggtggagaaaaaattgtgggtactagaacaactcatttaaaagataagtgttaataaaattttattttacaaagattaattttaaattagtattgtgaaaatattgtgacattttattatatttctaaactttttaagttgatactatttttttttagaaaaaaaaaatagtactattaacagaatatttttataacaatttcttaATAAAGTTTACATGGTAACttgttattagttctcatctagacctactagtgacatttttttttcctaccattaacaacttgttatatagactttattgtgaaatttttgtgaaaatatcgtgtccataacttgcattaaaagAGGTAATTAAGACAAAGAACTCTTTTTATATAGACATTGtcctttttagtaatttacccCTCAAACTACCACTcttataagtgctagccaaacactcaactttttcaaaaagcattttttaacagcttttatcaaacactcagctttttgaaaactcACTTTTTCATACTACACTTTATaaaactccactttttcaaaaagcccagtttcaaaaagctgaaccaaacCCACCCAAATTTAGGCATATTAGCATCTCAGATCTTCCTGCCCAGGTGCTGAGATCTGAAGGAAAGGTTAAAGGCCCAGGTCCTGTTTTGTTTCTTGTCAATAAAATTGTTTATTCATCCCAAAATGCATACATAAATAATCAGTTACttaagccaaaaaaaagaactgACAAACATATGTAGGCTATGCATAGAAGAGTTTGGCATGAGTTTGCAGAATAGGAGACTGATGGTTCTTCATATCTAATTTCCTTCTACCTACTTTAAGATTACAAGCAGCTAATAGAGAGCCATAGGTCCATCGTACAATGGTGGTGCCTCCCATAACGGAAAACTTCCATACATGATAAACAGCATTCATTTCTGCAACAGGCTTCTGGAAGTGCTAGACACCCCTGAAACAAGCTGGACAAtagaataaacaaaatttttgatcCTATAACAAATGCTATGCGCTTAACAGTTTTACATTTTGATGATTTTAAAAGATTTGCGTAATTCATGATAGaactaataattttaaacaCTACATTAATTCCAACGATTAGTTTCATATTTCATTACATAGCAACGATAAAAGTGACAAGACAAGTTTAACGCAATCTCTTCTGGTCATATAACCATACACCATTCAAGGCTTCATCTCCTGTCACCTTGGCGCCTTCTATCATGATCATCGTCCCTCCTGTCTTTATACCTATCACCATGTTCTCGCTCTTCCCCCCTGCCTTTAAGGCTATCAGCGTCTGCACTTCTTTTCCTCTGACTTGGCTTATCCCTTGTGTCTCGCCGGTCACTGTCCACGTTTCTCTTCCTATAATCCCTGTCATCACCCCTCTCCCCATGGCGATCATCATCTGCACTTTTCTTTCTATAATCTCCACCATTGCTCCTTTCAATATAGTTATCATTATCTGCACCTCTCTTCCTATACTCTCTGTCATCCCTCCTTCCTGCATGGCTAGAATTATCTTTACTTCTTTTCTTATAATCTCCATCATCCCCCTTTTCTGCATGCCTATCAGTATCTGGAGTTCTCTTTCTATAATCCCATTCATCTCCCTTGTTATCATTTAGATCTCTTCGTCTATGCTTTTCTCCATCTCTTCTCTCTTCGACATAATCCCGCTCATCTCTCCTGTTATCATTTAGATCTCTTCGTTTATGCTTTTCTCCATCCCTTCTCTCTTCGACATAATCCCGCTCATCTCTCTTGTTATCATTTAGATCTCTTCGTTGATGCTTTTCTCCATCCCTTCTCTCTTCGACATAATCCCGATCTCTTCCACTTCCACGGGATTGACTTGTTTTACCATCGTGACGCATCTCATCCTCTCTGTATCTTCTACTTCTGTCAGTCGGCTTTTGCCTATCACTCCGGTCTTCATTTTCTCGATCCCTATGCCTTAGGTCTTCAGAACTCTGCCTATATGTCTTTTCTTTCTCACCTCGGTCACGTGGCTCATGGCCTCGATGTCGTTTTTCTCGTCTTGGACTTTCAGGAGTGTCTCCATCAAATACCATATCAAACCTACAACAATTAATAGTATGAGAGAGAGCATGAGAGAATcacacaaagaaagagagacccATAATCACACTCAAGAGTACAAACCTAGAATTGTTCTCACCACCTCGCTGTCGGTTATCATCCTTTAGAATATAGTTCTGTTTGATGACTGAGCTACCAGTGCAGTCCTTGGCAACGTGATCAAGAGCACCACATTTGAAGCAGCCTCCTTTTAGAGCCAAGTAAATATATGGACAGATTAATTTCAGAGGAATTTTGAAACTTCTAAGATTTCAAAAGAGTGCCACATTCAAGAAACAATCCTTGAATGAATTAAATTACATGTGAGATGGGTTGATAAAGAAATAGACTCAGCTTCACTTGTGTTCCAACTACTGCCACATGAATGACTATATAATGATTTCCATTAATAGCCTAGAATTTAATATCAAGGTATGTGACAAGTAAtttgtctgattttttttttttatgaacatctAGACATCATGGAGTCAACCCAAATCCAGATGATAGGGGTGTTTCTAGCACACCAAAACCAAGAAATATTGAACTTTATTCGTCCAATATCAAATGCCTGGACCCTTTAAAACGATTTAAGTACGAATTGCAATGAAGTGTGTATGAATGAAATGAAGTGTGGATCATCAAAATTCCTGTCTTAATAACTATTGGTTAGCCCACAAGGACTTCATTTTCAGGAGTGAAACTTCTAGGCAATATGCATCCAGCTTTTGTACCTTTTGTTGGCAAACAATGATCAACAACAATACACCCCCCAGTACCCCCTAATGTCATATATCCAAAATCCACAGCTATGACAGCCAAAATCAGTGCAACTACCATGCAGGACAGTAAACAAGTAAAACATTTTGGCAGAGTGTAGACTCTAGTTTCTAAGAAGCTAATGTTGCATGATGCCCAGATTTCCTATTTTAGTCGTGTGTTGCAAAATAGTGTTGATTTATcatcaaagaaaaccaaaacccaacaaacaGAGAATCATAGGTAATGAACAGCTAGTAAATTTCCAACAGGAAAGGTATGGAAAATACTACTAATAGAAAGGATCAAATGCTCTTCATTTAGTGCTCTTCATTTAGTGCTCTTCAAGTGAAACAAGCCAGGAGAGAGAGTCAACCTTAACGTCGGCGATAAAAGGAAGGCAGAGCAGAATCTCATCATGCAA from Castanea sativa cultivar Marrone di Chiusa Pesio chromosome 11, ASM4071231v1 harbors:
- the LOC142617394 gene encoding peptidyl-prolyl cis-trans isomerase CYP59: MSVLIVTSLGDIVVDLHTDKCPLTSKNFLKLCKIKYYNGCLFHTVQKDFTAQTGDPTGTGSGGDSIYKFLYGDQARFFNDEIHHDLKHSKTGTVAMASAGENLNASQFYFTLRDDLDYLDEKHTVFGEIAEGLDTLTRINEAYVDEKGRPFKNIRIKHTYILDDPFDDPPQIADLIPDASPEGKPKDEVDDNVRLEDDWVPMDEQLDASELEEVLRTKEAHSRAVVLESIGDIPDAEIKPPDNVLFVCKLNPVTEDEDLHTIFSRFGTVLSAEIIRDIKTGDSLCYAFIEFETNEACEQAYFKMDNALIDDRRIHVDFSQSVSKLWSQYRRKDNKTGGCFKCGALDHVAKDCTGSSVIKQNYILKDDNRQRGGENNSRFDMVFDGDTPESPRREKRHRGHEPRDRGEKEKTYRQSSEDLRHRDRENEDRSDRQKPTDRSRRYREDEMRHDGKTSQSRGSGRDRDYVEERRDGEKHQRRDLNDNKRDERDYVEERRDGEKHKRRDLNDNRRDERDYVEERRDGEKHRRRDLNDNKGDEWDYRKRTPDTDRHAEKGDDGDYKKRSKDNSSHAGRRDDREYRKRGADNDNYIERSNGGDYRKKSADDDRHGERGDDRDYRKRNVDSDRRDTRDKPSQRKRSADADSLKGRGEEREHGDRYKDRRDDDHDRRRQGDRR